The Romeriopsis navalis LEGE 11480 genomic interval AAGTGCATTCGTTACACATAAGTCTAGCTGGTCAATCGTCCGGTAGCCTTTTCCAGGTGTCCCTTCGACTGATGCGGCGTGGAAGATATATTGAACATGATTGCTCCGGGTGAGTTCACCGGCGGTTGTCGGGATAACGTAACCAGGGAGCACATTCTTTTCGCCAGCGCTTTGCATATAGTGGCTGAGGGCATCGACAATGATATCCTCGCGTACATGGCCCGTAATACCTTTAATAGCACCAAGATAGCGAATAATTCCCGAGATGGAGGGCTCGTGGTAGCGAGCCATTTGCATATCCGTATTTTCTGAATTGACCCAAATATCACAGGTTTTAATGTCGCGAATATCACCCGTGATCAGCGAAATGGATTTATTAGGAAGCGCCTTTAACGGATACTGAAATACTTTTGTTTCGAGGAAGCGCTCTGAATGTATGCGATCGACTTGTAGATCACTAAGGTATTTGTATACAGGACTATCAACTTTCTCAGGGTTATTCAGCCCATTTTGAATGAAAATTTTCAGGTTATGGGTAACTTGAGCATATTCATCCGGGTTCGTTGCATCATATTGAATCAAGCGTAGCCCACGAATATTGTAGGGATGATGCGAATTAGCTTGCCCTAGCAAGATTGTGACTGATTTTCTTAGGGCATGGCGTATACCTAATTCGTAGAAGACATTGGGGTTTAGAGTTGTTGTATCAACGATCGCAACATCACAGTGATAGATATGCTCGATCATATCGGCGTGGATGGAGCCAGATTCCCCAATGCGATCGCAGCGAATACACTGCAGTCCCGAATCTTCGACGGCAGTTTGGATAATTTGCTCGTAGATTTGGTCAAAATCGATCGTTTTTCCATCCTGACTCGGCTTTTTCCCGAAGGGCATGATGACAAAACAAGTTTTGCTGTAGAAGGAGTCCAAATCAATTGTTTTGGGGTGAGGCAGAGACATAGATGCAGGTTAAATATGGGTGAATTGGATGAACCACAGAATTTAGGTCCAGTTGGGATCGTTGAAGTGGTTTTGGATGAGGGTGGTGAGTTCTTGCAATTTAGTTTCTTCGGGGCTGGTACGAGTTTCCTTAGCTTTGAGTTGGTAGTAGCGTTGGATGGATTGGACGATGCGGTGGGAGTGACCGAATTCTTCCAGTGCGCCGAGGAAGCCTTCCGAGCTATCGCCGGATTCGGAGCCGCTGCCGGGGAGCAGGTAGCTGTAGTTTTTCTGGTGGTGGGAGAGGATTTCGCTGGCGGTGTTGACGTCGAGGGTGCCGGGGGCGAGGCGTTTGCCTTTTTTGATATTGACGACGATGTAGGGAGGGATGGCGGTACTGGTGTCCGATCGCACAACGCCGGAGGGGTCGAGATAGAGTCCGTCGATCGCGGTGTCTTCAAAGAAGATGATGTAGCTGCCTTCCTGGAGTGGGGCTTCACCGGGGATATGTTCTTCGGTGTCGATCACCGGGTAAAGGTTGAATTCAATTTTTTTGCATTCACCGGCTTTCTCAGCCAGTTTGCCGAAGATATTTTTCACACCCGTGACGACGGCCTGACCAACGGCGGTGAAGGGCATGAGGGTGGGGAAA includes:
- a CDS encoding macro domain-containing protein; amino-acid sequence: MSLPHPKTIDLDSFYSKTCFVIMPFGKKPSQDGKTIDFDQIYEQIIQTAVEDSGLQCIRCDRIGESGSIHADMIEHIYHCDVAIVDTTTLNPNVFYELGIRHALRKSVTILLGQANSHHPYNIRGLRLIQYDATNPDEYAQVTHNLKIFIQNGLNNPEKVDSPVYKYLSDLQVDRIHSERFLETKVFQYPLKALPNKSISLITGDIRDIKTCDIWVNSENTDMQMARYHEPSISGIIRYLGAIKGITGHVREDIIVDALSHYMQSAGEKNVLPGYVIPTTAGELTRSNHVQYIFHAASVEGTPGKGYRTIDQLDLCVTNALHLADSDEMSEQECRSILFPLMGTGKGREKLAIEVGVRQLINAAIQYMQQYRSSKIDHIYFLASTQSSLDACQAFLQQTQAVTAPSAIGSHLPDFIESQPSVSNATPETQCLPVNDNLQPEA